CCTGCTGTTCCCGTGTGCTCATCGGCGCTCCCTCCGGGGCCTCGCCTCGGGCTCGGCCCGTCCGGCGGGCGTTCGGGTCGTCCCGTCGGCCGCCGGTGGCGGATACGAGGCAAGCAGTTGTTCCACATACTTCGCCAGGATATCCACCTCAAGATTCACGCGCCCGTCGGCTTTGAGCCGGCCGAGCGTCGTCACCGCGCAGGTGTGAGGGATCAGCGACACCGTGAACCGATCCCGCTGCCGCGCGACCACGGTGAGGCTGACCCCGTCGATGGCGATGGACCCTTTTTGGACGACGTATCGGGCGATGGGGCCCGGTGCCTCGACCTCGAGCCACCAAGCGTCCCCGCGACGATCCAGGCGCAGGACGCGGCCCACGCCGTCGACGTGTCCTTGCACGATGTGGCCGCCGAGACGTCCGCCCACCGCCACGGGACGCTCCAGGTTCACGAGATCTCCCGGTTGAACCTGGCCGAGCGTCGTCCGCGCGAGAGTCTCGCCCGTCACGTCGGCCTCAAAGGCGTCGTCGGCGATCCGGGTGACGGTGAGGCAGGTCCCGCTGACCGCAATGCTCTCCCCCACCCGGATCCCGGCGAGCGCGCCCTCGACTTCCACACGCAGCCGGAGAGCGTCGCGGCCCGGCTGCGCCGTCCGCACCACCCCCGTCCCCTCTACGATCCCGGTGAACATCGCCCCACTTCCTCCCCCCGCCCGAGCACGGCGGGCAGGTAGCCTTCGATCACCACGTCCTGATCGATCTGGCGCACCGCGGTTCGCACGAGACGCAGAGCGTGGGCAATCGTATCCGCACCGGCCCCGCCGACGGCGCAAGGCCCCGCCCCGCCGACGATCAGGGACCCGAGGAACACCAGCACCTTGTCGACCAATCCGGCATCAATGAAGGTCCCGTGAATCCGGCTGCCCCCCTCCACCAGCAGGCTGGTCATCCCGCGGCGGCCCAGCGCCTCAAGGATCGTCCTGACGTCGACCCTCCGATCCGGTCCGTCGGCAACCCAGACGTCGACACCTCGGGCCTCAAGCGCCGCCCGGGCTGCCTGCGGTGCGCGGCTGGTCGTGGCGACGATCACCGGCGCGCCGTTCTCAGTAAGCACCCGTGCCGCCGCCGGAATTCGCAGCGCGCTGTCCACGACGATGCGGGCGGGCTGGTGGCGGGCTGGCCCGCGCGCCGTGAGCTGAGGATCGTCCCGCAACACGGTACCGATGCCCACCAGGATCGCGTCCGCGGAAGCGCGGATTTCGTGGACGAGTCCGCGGGAGGCCTCCCCGGAGATCCAGCGCGAGTCCCCGGTGCTGGTGGCGGTGCGGCCGTCGAGGGTCATGGCCCACTTGGCGGTTACAAATGGCAGCCCCGTGGTACGGTGCTTGATGTACGCCTCGTTCAGGCGGCGCGCGTCACCTTCGCCCACCCCCAGGGTCGTTTCGATCCCCGCCTCGCGCAGGCGGCGCAGCCCACGGCCGCGCACCCGGCGGTCGGGATCCTCCATGGCGGCGACGACGCGGCGGACCCCCCCGCCGATGATCGCCTCGGTGCAGGGACCGGTCCGTCCCCAGTGGGCGCAGGGCTCCAGCGTCACATACAGCGTCGCCCCTCCCGTCGCGGAGCCGGCCTCCTGAAGGGCGAGGACCTCCGCGTGGGCGCACCCCGGCCGGAGGTGATAGCCCCGTCCGACGATCCGATCCTTGGAGACGACGACGGCGCCCACCATGGGGTTGGGGCTCGCCGTCTGCGCGCCACAACGCGCCAGCCGAAGCGCCTCGCGCATATACTCTTCATCTCGGTGCGACACGACGACCAATAAAAACACCCCGCAGGCAGACGCCTCCGGGGCAACGCACCGATGGACCGGGGTCGAAACCGGTCCGCGCCTTCTTTCATCCGGACTCTACCGTCGGCTCTGGACTCTCACCAGATCCTGCCCGTCCGCATCATGCGAACGGGCTCGCGGGCTGTACCGCCGATCGGGAATTGCCGGCGAACACGCCGGCTCACCCTGCCCCGAAGGCAACAGCAAGCATAGCATGGGGTTTCCGGACGGGTCAAGCGGCCGAACCACCTCGCATCGATCGGCCGATCGTCTCGCCATCTCGCGGGTGGAGGCAGGGCCGCGCGCGGGCCGACGTCGGGACAGGTTCTCGACTCACGGTCGCAGGCGATTCGCTCAGCGCCGTTCGAGGGCTTCCGCGAGATCACCGACCACGCCCTGGGTTGCCCGCGCCAGCGCCTGCGGGGCGACGGCGAACACCGCGTGTGGGGTCCCCGCGGCGGCGTAGACGACCTCGTGGTGCAGCAGTGTTTCATCCAGGAACACGGGAAGGGGGGTGGCGTGGCCGACCGGGGGAACACCGCCGATGCTGAACCCGGTCGCCGCCCGGGTCACCTCGGCCGTCGCCTTTTCCACTCGGGAGGCGCCCGCGAGGCGGGCCAGCTTTCGAAGGTCCACGCGGTTGGCCCCCGCGGCGAGCACGAGCACCGGGCGGCCGTCGGCGATGAACACCAACGACTTCACGATCTG
The sequence above is drawn from the bacterium genome and encodes:
- a CDS encoding riboflavin synthase — protein: MFTGIVEGTGVVRTAQPGRDALRLRVEVEGALAGIRVGESIAVSGTCLTVTRIADDAFEADVTGETLARTTLGQVQPGDLVNLERPVAVGGRLGGHIVQGHVDGVGRVLRLDRRGDAWWLEVEAPGPIARYVVQKGSIAIDGVSLTVVARQRDRFTVSLIPHTCAVTTLGRLKADGRVNLEVDILAKYVEQLLASYPPPAADGTTRTPAGRAEPEARPRRERR
- the ribD gene encoding bifunctional diaminohydroxyphosphoribosylaminopyrimidine deaminase/5-amino-6-(5-phosphoribosylamino)uracil reductase RibD; translation: MSHRDEEYMREALRLARCGAQTASPNPMVGAVVVSKDRIVGRGYHLRPGCAHAEVLALQEAGSATGGATLYVTLEPCAHWGRTGPCTEAIIGGGVRRVVAAMEDPDRRVRGRGLRRLREAGIETTLGVGEGDARRLNEAYIKHRTTGLPFVTAKWAMTLDGRTATSTGDSRWISGEASRGLVHEIRASADAILVGIGTVLRDDPQLTARGPARHQPARIVVDSALRIPAAARVLTENGAPVIVATTSRAPQAARAALEARGVDVWVADGPDRRVDVRTILEALGRRGMTSLLVEGGSRIHGTFIDAGLVDKVLVFLGSLIVGGAGPCAVGGAGADTIAHALRLVRTAVRQIDQDVVIEGYLPAVLGRGEEVGRCSPGS
- a CDS encoding YbaK/EbsC family protein, which codes for MGSAAERVRAALADRQIDAEILEFPESTHTAAEAARAVGATVAQIVKSLVFIADGRPVLVLAAGANRVDLRKLARLAGASRVEKATAEVTRAATGFSIGGVPPVGHATPLPVFLDETLLHHEVVYAAAGTPHAVFAVAPQALARATQGVVGDLAEALERR